From Streptomyces sp. HUAS MG91, the proteins below share one genomic window:
- a CDS encoding glycoside hydrolase family 13 protein: MAAVPSSRTDDWWRDAVIYQVYPRSFADGDGDGAGDLAGVRAHLSYLAELGVDAVWFTPWYQSPLVDGGYDVADYRTIDPAFGTLEEAEKLISEAADLGIRVIVDIVPNHVSDQHAWFRAALAAGPGSPERERFHFRPGRGEQGELPPNNWPSEFAGGTWTRVPDGEWYLHLFTPEQPDLNWSHPDVRREHEDVLRFWFERGVAGVRIDSAALLAKHPDLPDYEEGVGPHPYVDQDELHDIYRSWRTIADEYGGVFVGEVWLPDAERFARYLRPDELHTAFNFNFLSCPWDADRLRRTIDDTLAEHAPVHAPATWVLCNHDVTRTVTRYGREDTGFDFATKRFGTPVDLALGTRRARAAALLTLALPGSVYLYQGEELGLPEADIPLDRIEDPMHFRSGGTDPGRDGCRVPLPWVADAPHCGFGSGAEPWLPQPAYWADYAVDRQAGAPDSMLTLYRTALEIRRAGPGFCDGPMSWLPAEDGVLAFSRPGGLVCVVNLRDRPAELPSYDRLILSSGPLDGQGRLPSDTAAWLRT; this comes from the coding sequence GTGGCAGCTGTTCCCTCGTCCCGCACCGACGACTGGTGGCGCGACGCCGTCATCTACCAGGTGTACCCCCGGAGCTTCGCGGACGGAGACGGCGACGGAGCCGGGGACCTGGCGGGCGTCCGCGCCCACCTGTCGTATCTCGCCGAACTCGGCGTGGACGCCGTGTGGTTCACGCCCTGGTACCAGTCCCCGCTGGTGGACGGCGGCTACGACGTGGCCGACTACCGCACCATCGACCCCGCCTTCGGCACCCTCGAAGAGGCGGAGAAGCTGATCTCCGAGGCCGCCGACCTCGGGATCCGGGTCATCGTCGACATCGTCCCGAACCACGTCTCCGATCAGCACGCCTGGTTCCGGGCGGCGCTGGCCGCGGGCCCCGGCAGCCCCGAGCGGGAGCGCTTCCACTTCCGGCCCGGCCGCGGTGAGCAGGGCGAACTCCCGCCGAACAACTGGCCGTCCGAGTTCGCGGGCGGCACCTGGACCCGGGTCCCCGACGGCGAGTGGTACCTCCACCTGTTCACCCCGGAGCAGCCCGACCTCAACTGGTCCCACCCGGACGTGCGCCGGGAGCACGAGGACGTGCTGCGCTTCTGGTTCGAGCGCGGTGTCGCGGGCGTGCGCATCGACTCCGCGGCGCTGCTCGCCAAACACCCCGACCTGCCCGACTACGAGGAGGGCGTCGGCCCGCACCCGTACGTCGACCAGGACGAACTGCACGACATCTACCGGTCCTGGCGGACCATCGCCGACGAGTACGGCGGCGTCTTCGTCGGTGAGGTGTGGCTGCCCGACGCCGAGCGCTTCGCGCGCTATCTGCGCCCCGACGAGCTGCACACCGCCTTTAACTTCAACTTCCTCAGCTGCCCGTGGGACGCGGACCGGCTGCGCCGCACGATCGACGACACCCTCGCCGAGCACGCCCCCGTCCACGCGCCGGCCACCTGGGTCCTGTGCAACCACGACGTGACCCGCACCGTCACCCGCTACGGCCGCGAGGACACCGGCTTCGACTTCGCGACCAAGCGGTTCGGCACCCCCGTCGACCTCGCCCTCGGCACCCGCCGGGCCCGCGCCGCGGCCCTGCTCACGCTGGCCCTGCCCGGCTCGGTCTACCTCTACCAGGGCGAGGAACTGGGGCTGCCCGAGGCGGACATCCCGCTGGACCGCATCGAGGACCCCATGCACTTCCGCTCCGGCGGCACCGACCCCGGCCGCGACGGCTGCCGGGTGCCGCTGCCCTGGGTGGCCGACGCCCCGCACTGCGGTTTCGGCTCCGGGGCCGAGCCCTGGCTGCCGCAGCCCGCGTACTGGGCGGACTACGCGGTGGACCGGCAGGCCGGGGCACCGGACTCGATGCTGACGCTGTACCGCACCGCGCTGGAGATCCGGCGTGCGGGCCCCGGGTTCTGCGACGGACCGATGTCCTGGCTGCCCGCGGAGGACGGGGTGCTCGCCTTCTCCCGGCCGGGCGGCCTGGTCTGCGTGGTCAATCTGCGCGACCGGCCCGCCGAACTGCCGTCGTACGACCGGCTGATCCTGTCGAGCGGTCCGCTCGACGGCCAGGGACGGCTGCCGAGCGACACCGCGGCATGGCTGCGGACCTGA
- a CDS encoding carbohydrate ABC transporter permease: protein MVNTTARPDAAEQTPGEKTTVRRTGRTTSRRRGAWAEGHTRTIVSPLELKSRWGRKIYWTLLVFVLLVFTLVFVFPLYWMVTGAMKSGEEIAQMPPTLFPKHPDFGVFADAWKLFDIGTLLKNTLYYAVGAWLFALAVDVCAAYALSKLRPMFGNIILAGMFATLMIPPIVVMIPAYITVTDVPIFGWHLLNSPWAIWFPVAANGFNIFLLKRFFDSIPNELLEAAEIDGVPPWRILVSIILPISRPILGVVSIFTVVAIFKDFVWPLLVLPDSEKMTISVGLSQTAGAVTQNQIMAGLVIASIPMIIVFFFFQRSIMAGLTAGSLKG, encoded by the coding sequence ATGGTCAACACCACCGCCCGCCCGGACGCGGCGGAGCAGACCCCGGGCGAGAAGACCACCGTCCGCCGCACCGGACGGACCACGAGCAGGCGTCGCGGCGCCTGGGCCGAGGGCCACACCAGGACCATCGTCTCGCCGCTGGAGCTCAAGTCCCGCTGGGGCCGCAAGATCTACTGGACGCTCCTCGTGTTCGTCCTGCTCGTGTTCACCCTGGTGTTCGTCTTTCCCCTGTACTGGATGGTGACGGGGGCGATGAAGTCGGGCGAGGAGATCGCCCAGATGCCGCCCACCCTCTTCCCCAAGCATCCCGACTTCGGCGTCTTCGCCGACGCCTGGAAGCTGTTCGACATCGGGACCCTGCTGAAGAACACCCTGTACTACGCCGTCGGCGCCTGGCTCTTCGCGCTGGCGGTCGACGTCTGTGCCGCCTACGCCCTGTCCAAGCTCCGGCCGATGTTCGGGAACATCATCCTGGCCGGCATGTTCGCCACCCTGATGATCCCGCCGATCGTCGTGATGATCCCGGCGTACATCACCGTGACCGACGTGCCGATCTTCGGCTGGCACCTGCTCAACTCGCCCTGGGCGATCTGGTTCCCGGTGGCCGCCAACGGGTTCAACATCTTCCTGCTGAAGCGCTTCTTCGACTCGATCCCGAACGAACTCCTGGAGGCGGCCGAGATCGACGGGGTGCCCCCGTGGCGGATCCTGGTCTCGATCATCCTGCCGATCTCCCGGCCCATCCTCGGCGTGGTCTCCATCTTCACCGTCGTCGCGATCTTCAAGGACTTCGTCTGGCCGCTCCTCGTCCTGCCCGACAGCGAGAAGATGACCATCAGCGTGGGCCTGTCGCAGACCGCGGGCGCGGTGACGCAGAACCAGATCATGGCCGGCCTCGTCATCGCCAGCATCCCGATGATCATCGTGTTCTTCTTCTTCCAGCGCAGCATCATGGCGGGCCTGACCGCCGGAAGCCTCAAGGGCTGA
- a CDS encoding sugar ABC transporter permease has protein sequence METLTVEPQRRTAPRRRPPSKRGRAARRNLSAYGFLCAALFCFAMFAWWPIVKEVLLSFQSTNLVDPPTWVGLDNFRTVVHDPAFGQAWRNTLVFTLLALVCGYIIPFAVAIVLNELRHARAYLRFVVYLPVMLPPIVAVLLFRWFYDPGPGLFNQILDFVGLPTLSWLDSTSTALISLVIVSTWMNLGSGVLIYLAALQNIPGDLYEAAELDGAGIFKRIWHVTIPQTRLILLLMLMLQIVATMQVFIEPYMLTGGGPENATVTVAYLMYQYAFVYGGNYGAGSALGLMLMVALLAVAAVQLRLTREEK, from the coding sequence ATGGAAACACTCACGGTGGAGCCCCAGCGGCGGACCGCGCCACGGCGCCGGCCACCCTCCAAACGCGGCCGGGCCGCGCGCAGAAACCTGAGCGCCTACGGATTTCTGTGCGCAGCGCTTTTCTGTTTCGCCATGTTCGCGTGGTGGCCGATCGTCAAGGAGGTCCTGCTCAGCTTCCAGTCGACCAACCTGGTCGACCCGCCCACCTGGGTGGGCCTGGACAACTTCCGTACGGTGGTGCACGACCCGGCGTTCGGCCAGGCGTGGCGCAACACCCTGGTCTTCACCCTGCTGGCCCTGGTGTGCGGTTACATCATCCCGTTCGCCGTAGCCATCGTGCTCAACGAGCTGCGGCACGCCCGCGCGTACCTGCGCTTCGTCGTCTATCTCCCGGTGATGCTGCCGCCGATCGTGGCGGTACTGCTGTTCCGCTGGTTCTACGATCCCGGACCCGGTCTGTTCAACCAGATCCTCGACTTCGTCGGCCTGCCGACCCTGTCCTGGCTGGACTCCACCAGCACGGCGCTGATCTCCCTGGTGATCGTCTCCACCTGGATGAACCTCGGTTCCGGCGTGCTGATCTATCTCGCGGCCCTGCAGAACATCCCCGGCGACCTCTACGAAGCGGCCGAGCTCGACGGCGCCGGCATCTTCAAGCGGATCTGGCACGTCACCATCCCGCAGACCCGGCTGATCCTGCTGCTGATGTTGATGCTGCAGATCGTCGCCACGATGCAGGTGTTCATCGAGCCGTACATGCTCACGGGCGGCGGCCCGGAGAACGCGACGGTCACCGTCGCCTACCTCATGTACCAGTACGCGTTCGTCTACGGCGGCAACTACGGGGCTGGCAGCGCGCTCGGCCTGATGCTCATGGTCGCCCTGCTGGCGGTCGCCGCGGTGCAGCTCCGGCTGACCCGAGAGGAGAAGTAG
- a CDS encoding extracellular solute-binding protein has product MKPRNLAILLTTGLALTATACGGDSSDDGAGGKVNITVACQPAKTAPKQRQAWNDDVAAFEKAHPNVKVKSTDQQPCFDPKTFAAKLAGGQMETVFMVPVTNYADVISKRQAKDITGDTKYVKNFGDIKQNVRDMVTKDGKVYGIPNVSYSVGLVYNRAVFKKAGLDPDSPPKTWDEVRAAAKKIAGLGKDYVGYGEYGGGNTGGWHFAQAIYSRGGEMVQDHKAAFNSAEGKAVLQTLHDMRWKDNSTGSKVNIGWESLMQLMAAGKTGMMLGAPDVVTDVVQKFQGKVDDYGITGIPDGKASLTGGEAYMINPKANAAQTKAGLEWIDFQFNTPGKGRFDFARGKANGEAVGVPNNDYMGDSPTGKKLAEERKANASLPVEYYEPYVATSTSVEPKLEPEKAQELYAVLDVAMSAVLTRENADIDQLLKDAESKANSILAKS; this is encoded by the coding sequence ATGAAGCCCCGTAACCTCGCGATCCTTCTGACCACAGGTCTGGCACTCACTGCCACAGCCTGCGGCGGTGACTCGTCGGACGACGGCGCCGGTGGAAAGGTCAACATCACCGTGGCCTGTCAGCCGGCGAAGACCGCGCCGAAGCAGCGCCAGGCATGGAACGACGACGTCGCCGCGTTCGAGAAGGCGCACCCGAATGTGAAGGTGAAGAGCACGGACCAGCAGCCGTGCTTCGACCCGAAGACGTTCGCGGCGAAGCTGGCCGGCGGGCAGATGGAGACAGTGTTCATGGTCCCCGTCACCAACTACGCGGACGTGATCTCCAAGCGGCAGGCGAAGGACATCACGGGCGACACCAAGTACGTGAAGAACTTCGGTGACATCAAGCAGAACGTGCGCGACATGGTCACCAAGGACGGCAAGGTCTACGGGATCCCGAACGTCAGCTACAGCGTCGGACTCGTCTACAACAGAGCCGTCTTCAAGAAGGCCGGCCTGGACCCCGACTCCCCGCCGAAGACGTGGGACGAGGTCCGCGCCGCCGCGAAGAAGATCGCCGGGCTCGGCAAGGACTACGTCGGCTACGGCGAGTACGGCGGCGGCAACACCGGCGGCTGGCACTTCGCGCAGGCCATCTACAGCCGCGGCGGCGAGATGGTCCAGGACCACAAGGCGGCCTTCAACAGCGCCGAGGGCAAGGCCGTCCTGCAGACGCTGCACGACATGCGCTGGAAGGACAACAGCACCGGCAGCAAGGTCAACATCGGCTGGGAGTCGCTGATGCAGCTGATGGCGGCCGGGAAGACGGGCATGATGCTCGGCGCCCCGGACGTCGTCACCGACGTCGTCCAGAAGTTCCAGGGCAAGGTCGACGACTACGGCATCACCGGGATCCCCGACGGCAAGGCGTCGCTGACCGGTGGCGAGGCGTACATGATCAACCCCAAGGCGAACGCGGCGCAGACCAAGGCCGGCCTGGAGTGGATCGACTTCCAGTTCAACACGCCGGGCAAGGGCCGCTTCGACTTCGCCCGCGGCAAGGCCAACGGCGAGGCCGTGGGCGTGCCGAACAACGACTACATGGGTGACTCGCCCACCGGCAAGAAGCTCGCCGAGGAGCGCAAGGCCAACGCGAGCCTCCCGGTCGAGTACTACGAGCCGTACGTCGCGACCTCGACCTCGGTCGAGCCGAAGCTGGAGCCGGAGAAGGCGCAGGAGCTGTACGCCGTCCTCGACGTCGCCATGTCGGCGGTGCTCACGCGGGAGAACGCGGACATCGACCAGCTGCTCAAGGACGCGGAGTCCAAGGCGAACTCGATCCTCGCCAAGAGCTGA
- a CDS encoding discoidin domain-containing protein, with the protein MNAPSVTARRLSVLALAVALVSAVVGAGDPATAHAAPQQRAAAAAAAGATLPFASYEAESAVTGGTKIGPDYTQGTVASEASGRQAVRLNAGQSVEFTLTGAANAVNVAYNVPDGQSGSLAVYVNGTKLSSSLAVTSKYSYVDTSWIAGAKTHHFFDNARLLLGRNLQAGDKVKLEAASTQVTVDVADFEQVPDAATKPAGAVSVVDKGADATGQQDSTQAFRDAISAAKGSGGTVWIPAGTFKVGSALSGVENVTLLGAGSWYSVVRSSHFIDQTSSAGRVNLKNFAVIGEVTERVDNNPDNFVNGSLGPNSTVSGMWIQHLKCGFWLTGNNDNLIVENSRVLDTTADGLNLNGNAHGVQVRNNFLRNQGDDSLAMWSLNGADTGSTFSGNTISQPNLANGIAIYGGTDITVKDNLVQDTNALGSGIAISNQKFLDPFSPLAGTITVSGNTLVRTGAINPNWGHPMGALRVDAYDSAIEATVNITNTTIKDSPYSAYEFVSGSGTGKAVKNVTVDGSTVDKVGTVVVQAETPGAVKISNLKATGVGAAGVYNCPYPSGSGTFTLTDGGGNSGWSSTWANCSAWPQPGAGNPDPDPARNLAQGRPATATGSVDVYTPGKAVDGDANSYWESANNAFPQALTVDLGSAQAVRRVVLKLPPATAWGARTETLTVQGSTDGSSFTTLAASKGYRFDPATGNTVTVALPDTSPATRHLRVQVTGNTGWPAAQLSEVEAYLK; encoded by the coding sequence ATGAACGCGCCATCAGTGACCGCGCGTCGCCTCTCCGTCCTCGCCCTCGCGGTCGCCCTGGTGAGCGCCGTGGTCGGAGCCGGCGATCCGGCGACGGCCCACGCGGCCCCGCAGCAGCGGGCCGCCGCCGCGGCCGCCGCGGGCGCCACGCTCCCCTTCGCCTCCTACGAGGCGGAGTCCGCCGTCACCGGCGGCACGAAGATCGGGCCCGACTACACCCAGGGCACCGTCGCCTCGGAGGCCTCCGGCCGTCAGGCGGTCCGCCTGAACGCGGGCCAGAGCGTCGAGTTCACGCTGACCGGCGCGGCCAACGCCGTGAACGTCGCCTACAACGTGCCCGACGGACAGTCCGGCTCGCTCGCGGTCTACGTGAACGGCACCAAGCTCTCCTCGTCCCTGGCCGTCACGTCGAAGTACAGCTACGTCGACACCTCCTGGATCGCGGGCGCCAAGACGCACCACTTCTTCGACAACGCGCGCCTGCTGCTCGGCCGGAACCTCCAGGCGGGCGACAAGGTGAAGCTGGAGGCCGCCTCGACCCAGGTCACCGTTGACGTGGCCGACTTCGAGCAGGTCCCGGATGCCGCGACCAAGCCCGCGGGCGCCGTCTCGGTGGTCGACAAGGGCGCCGACGCGACCGGTCAGCAGGACTCGACCCAGGCGTTCCGCGACGCGATCAGCGCGGCGAAGGGCAGTGGCGGCACCGTCTGGATCCCGGCCGGCACCTTCAAGGTGGGCTCCGCGCTCAGCGGCGTGGAGAACGTCACGCTCCTGGGCGCGGGCAGCTGGTACTCGGTCGTGCGCTCCTCGCACTTCATCGACCAGACGAGCTCCGCGGGCCGGGTCAATCTCAAGAACTTCGCGGTGATCGGCGAGGTCACCGAGCGCGTCGACAACAACCCGGACAACTTCGTGAACGGCTCGCTCGGCCCGAACTCCACCGTCTCCGGCATGTGGATCCAGCACCTGAAGTGCGGTTTCTGGCTGACCGGGAACAACGACAACCTGATCGTCGAGAACAGCCGCGTGCTCGACACCACGGCCGACGGCCTCAACCTCAACGGCAACGCGCACGGCGTCCAGGTCCGGAACAACTTCCTGCGCAACCAGGGCGACGACTCCCTCGCCATGTGGTCGCTGAACGGCGCGGACACCGGCTCCACGTTCTCCGGCAACACCATCTCGCAGCCCAACCTGGCCAACGGCATCGCGATCTACGGCGGCACCGACATCACCGTCAAGGACAACCTGGTCCAGGACACCAACGCGCTGGGCAGCGGCATCGCGATCTCCAACCAGAAGTTCCTCGACCCGTTCTCCCCGCTCGCGGGCACCATCACGGTCTCCGGGAACACGCTCGTGCGCACCGGGGCGATCAACCCCAACTGGGGCCATCCGATGGGCGCGCTGCGCGTCGACGCGTACGACAGCGCCATCGAGGCGACCGTGAACATCACCAACACCACGATCAAGGACAGCCCTTACAGCGCCTACGAGTTCGTCTCGGGCAGCGGCACCGGCAAGGCCGTCAAGAACGTGACCGTCGACGGCTCGACCGTGGACAAGGTCGGTACGGTCGTGGTGCAGGCGGAGACGCCCGGCGCGGTGAAGATCAGCAACCTGAAGGCCACCGGGGTCGGCGCGGCCGGTGTCTACAACTGCCCCTACCCGTCCGGATCGGGCACCTTCACGCTCACCGACGGCGGCGGCAACTCCGGCTGGTCGAGCACCTGGGCGAACTGCTCGGCGTGGCCGCAGCCCGGCGCCGGCAACCCGGACCCCGACCCGGCCCGCAACCTCGCCCAGGGCCGCCCGGCCACCGCGACCGGCTCGGTCGATGTGTACACGCCCGGCAAGGCGGTCGACGGCGACGCGAACTCGTACTGGGAGTCGGCCAACAACGCCTTCCCGCAGGCGCTCACCGTCGACCTCGGCTCGGCGCAGGCCGTGCGGCGGGTCGTCCTCAAGCTGCCGCCGGCCACGGCGTGGGGCGCGCGCACCGAGACCCTCACGGTGCAGGGCAGCACCGACGGGTCGTCGTTCACCACGCTGGCCGCGTCGAAGGGCTACCGCTTCGACCCGGCCACCGGCAACACCGTGACCGTCGCCCTGCCCGACACCTCGCCCGCCACCCGCCATCTGCGCGTTCAGGTGACCGGCAACACGGGCTGGCCCGCCGCGCAGCTCAGCGAGGTCGAGGCGTACCTGAAGTGA
- a CDS encoding CARDB domain-containing protein, translating to MRHRQRDRQRGRRLTAVLLGAALGTLGLLPVTAQPASAAGANLALNKPVEASSTIQNYVAKNAVDGSTGSYWEASGSPSTLTVKLGADADLDSLVLKLNPDPAWATRTQSIEVLGRAASAGAFSSVKAKADYTFNPSGNQNTVTIPVSGRYSDVQLKFSSNTAGYGGQVAEFEVHGTPAPNPDLTVSGLSWDPASPSEADTIKVNTTVRNTGTAAAAATTVDVSVGGTVAGSVAVPALAAGASATVPVTIGKRAEGSYTVSALVDPTNAINEQDETNNSRTADTKLTVGQTPGPDLEVTGITSNPASPAVGANVTFSVKVHNRGTSAVPAGSVTRLTVGTATLNGTTPALAAGASADVALSGSWTAVSGGATLTATADATNTVAETNENNNVLARSIVVGRGAAVPYTEYEAEDGTYTGTLLTADAKRTFGHTNYASESSGRKSVRLNSTGQYVEFTSTNATNSIVVRNSIPDAAGGGGQEKTLSLYANGTFVQKLNLSSKHSWLYGHTDDPEGLTNTPGGDARRLFDETHALLAQTYPQGTKFRLQRDSGDDAAYYIVDLVDLEQVAPPASKPAECTSITAYGAVPNDGNDDTAAIQKAVTADQNGDIACVWIPAGQWRQEQKILTDDPLNRGQYNQVGIRDVTIKGAGMWHSQLYTLTAPQNAGGINHPHEGNFGFDIDDNTKISDIAIFGSGTIRGGDGNAEGGVGLNGRFGKNTKISNVWIEHANVGVWVGRDYSNIPELWGPADGLEFSGMRIRDTYADGINFSNGTRNSSVYNSSFRTTGDDALAVWANKYVKDTSVDVGHDNVFRNNTVQLPWRANGIAVYGGYGNKIENNLVYDTANYPGIMLATDHDPLPFSGQTLIANNGLYRTGGAFWNEDQEFGAITLFAQGQNIPGVTIRDTDIQDSTYDGIQFKTGGGAMPDVKISNVSISKSVNGSGILAMSGARGNATLSGVTIKDSRDGDVLIEPGSQFVINGSATAASSSAPGTRLGR from the coding sequence GTGAGACACAGGCAGAGAGACAGGCAGAGAGGCAGACGGCTGACCGCCGTCCTGCTCGGCGCCGCACTGGGCACGCTCGGGCTGCTGCCCGTCACGGCCCAGCCGGCATCGGCGGCCGGTGCGAACCTGGCCCTGAACAAGCCGGTCGAGGCGTCGTCGACCATCCAGAACTACGTCGCGAAGAACGCCGTCGACGGCAGCACGGGCAGCTACTGGGAGGCGAGCGGCAGCCCGTCGACGCTCACGGTGAAGCTCGGCGCCGACGCCGACCTGGACTCGCTCGTCCTGAAGCTGAACCCGGACCCCGCCTGGGCCACGCGCACGCAGAGCATCGAGGTGCTCGGGCGTGCGGCGTCGGCGGGCGCGTTCAGCTCGGTCAAGGCGAAGGCCGACTACACGTTCAACCCGTCCGGCAACCAGAACACCGTGACGATCCCGGTGTCCGGGCGCTACTCCGACGTGCAGCTGAAGTTCTCCTCCAACACCGCCGGTTACGGTGGCCAGGTGGCCGAGTTCGAGGTGCACGGCACTCCGGCGCCGAACCCGGATCTGACGGTGTCGGGCCTGTCCTGGGATCCCGCGTCGCCCAGCGAGGCCGACACGATCAAGGTGAACACCACGGTGCGCAACACCGGTACGGCGGCCGCCGCGGCGACCACCGTGGACGTGAGCGTCGGCGGAACGGTCGCGGGCAGCGTGGCGGTCCCCGCGCTCGCCGCCGGGGCGTCGGCCACGGTGCCGGTGACCATCGGCAAGCGCGCCGAGGGCAGCTACACCGTGTCGGCGCTGGTCGACCCGACCAACGCGATCAACGAGCAGGACGAGACGAACAACAGCCGCACCGCCGACACCAAGCTGACCGTCGGCCAGACCCCGGGTCCCGACCTGGAGGTCACCGGTATCACGTCGAACCCGGCCAGCCCCGCGGTCGGCGCGAACGTCACGTTCTCGGTGAAGGTGCACAACCGCGGCACCAGCGCGGTACCGGCCGGTTCCGTGACCCGGCTGACGGTGGGCACCGCCACGCTGAACGGCACGACGCCCGCCCTCGCCGCGGGCGCCAGCGCCGACGTCGCCCTCTCCGGCAGCTGGACCGCGGTCAGCGGCGGCGCCACCCTCACCGCCACCGCGGACGCCACCAACACCGTCGCGGAGACGAACGAGAACAACAACGTCCTCGCGCGCTCGATCGTGGTGGGCCGGGGCGCGGCCGTGCCCTACACCGAGTACGAGGCCGAGGACGGCACCTACACGGGCACGCTCCTCACGGCCGACGCCAAGCGCACCTTCGGCCACACGAACTACGCGTCCGAGTCCTCCGGCCGCAAGTCGGTGCGGCTCAACTCCACAGGCCAGTACGTGGAGTTCACCTCCACGAACGCGACGAACTCCATCGTGGTCCGCAACTCCATCCCGGACGCGGCGGGCGGCGGCGGCCAGGAGAAGACCCTCAGCCTGTACGCGAACGGCACGTTCGTGCAGAAGCTGAACCTGTCCTCCAAGCACAGCTGGCTGTACGGGCACACGGACGACCCCGAGGGCCTGACCAACACCCCCGGCGGTGACGCGCGCCGCCTCTTCGACGAGACGCACGCCCTGCTCGCGCAGACCTACCCCCAGGGCACGAAGTTCCGGCTGCAGCGCGACTCCGGTGACGACGCCGCGTACTACATCGTCGACCTCGTCGACCTGGAGCAGGTGGCGCCGCCGGCGAGCAAGCCCGCCGAGTGCACCTCGATCACGGCGTACGGGGCGGTGCCGAACGACGGCAACGACGACACGGCGGCCATCCAGAAGGCGGTGACCGCCGACCAGAACGGCGACATCGCCTGCGTGTGGATCCCTGCCGGGCAGTGGCGCCAGGAGCAGAAGATCCTCACGGACGACCCGCTGAACCGCGGCCAGTACAACCAGGTCGGCATCCGCGACGTCACCATCAAGGGCGCCGGCATGTGGCACTCGCAGCTCTACACGCTGACCGCGCCGCAGAACGCGGGCGGCATCAACCATCCGCACGAGGGCAACTTCGGCTTCGACATCGACGACAACACCAAGATCTCCGACATCGCGATCTTCGGCTCGGGCACCATCCGCGGCGGTGACGGCAACGCCGAGGGCGGAGTCGGTCTCAACGGCCGCTTCGGCAAGAACACCAAGATCTCCAACGTCTGGATCGAGCACGCCAACGTCGGTGTGTGGGTGGGCCGCGACTACAGCAACATCCCGGAGCTGTGGGGCCCGGCCGACGGCCTGGAGTTCAGCGGCATGCGCATCCGTGACACGTACGCGGACGGCATCAACTTCTCCAACGGCACCCGCAATTCCAGCGTCTACAACTCGTCGTTCCGCACCACCGGCGACGACGCGCTGGCCGTGTGGGCCAACAAGTACGTCAAGGACACCTCGGTCGACGTCGGGCACGACAACGTCTTCCGCAACAACACGGTGCAGCTGCCGTGGCGGGCCAACGGCATCGCCGTGTACGGCGGTTACGGCAACAAGATCGAGAACAACCTCGTCTACGACACCGCGAACTACCCCGGCATCATGCTCGCGACCGACCACGACCCGCTGCCCTTCTCCGGGCAGACGCTGATCGCGAACAACGGTCTGTACCGCACGGGCGGGGCGTTCTGGAACGAGGACCAGGAGTTCGGTGCGATCACCCTGTTCGCGCAGGGGCAGAACATCCCGGGCGTCACCATCCGGGACACCGACATACAGGACTCGACGTACGACGGGATCCAGTTCAAGACAGGTGGCGGCGCCATGCCGGACGTGAAGATCAGCAATGTGTCGATCTCCAAGTCCGTCAACGGCTCGGGCATCCTCGCCATGAGCGGGGCCCGGGGCAACGCCACGCTCTCCGGTGTGACGATCAAGGACTCGCGCGACGGTGACGTGCTCATCGAGCCGGGTTCCCAGTTCGTCATCAACGGCAGTGCCACGGCGGCTTCCTCGTCCGCGCCGGGCACCCGGCTGGGGAGGTAA